The Vespa velutina chromosome 9, iVesVel2.1, whole genome shotgun sequence nucleotide sequence tattaatttatttaatcgctttatcgcttttatcgctTTAAATAagctatttaaaataattcgaagcGATCTTCTGTCCggaataattttgtttctttctgataaaaaagaaatcaaattggTATGGTTTTCGCGCCACTAGCTTCGATAATCATTCATTTGAACGTATACAATAGTGGCTTATTCTTATTGGACAAGATAATAGAAATACGCGGCAACCAGAGAAAATCGTAATCATTCAAGGCGAACACAAAAACGAACAATTTAAGGACACAATTTATTAACTAAAAAAACAACGGCCTTGAATGTTTTCATCAAATCTAATTACACAGCTAGTCGCTATGAATTTCATAATTCTAGGTTATACTTACTTGTACGTTGATTTCTTTTTGCACTTGAATCACCGAATCGAACGCAGATGtgtttttctccttctacCAATCAGCAAAGAGATTGTCTTCACAAATACCGCGTGACATATCACGTTGACAGCCGATCGTATCCATCGCATTTATTGAAGGGCCACGACTATTTGACCCTTTCTGTTACACAATCAAAAGTAAACCACATCGAAacgacgtatgtatatactacgATTACAAACACCTTGAAATGTAGATCATGTGGTTGATtcttgataaaaattcaaattctttctatttgtaGGAAACCTTTGCTATAGTACattaaacgatttatatttgttcatatattaataaaattgatataaataaatgtcatgGAATGTatcacatatttatttaaaatatttcacgcTTTGACATACGTAAATACGCACGTCACATGTTAGGTTACACGATTAAACAcacttaatatattataacctATAAACgcgataattatttcaaatcgaataaaaactaATCTTTTGAAAGGTCAATACCTTTCTTCAATTCGAAAAtctatattcataaatatcacatcaaaaataaattaaaacagaATAAATGTCAAAATCCAGTACTTCATTATTACAGGTTATAAACTGAACATCACTTCTTAACATATTGcactatatatttttctaagtaTGCTTTAAATTCGCATAGATGCCTCTATAATCGAAATTTATCGAtagatgataatttttaaaaatttctctcacTATTTCAAACTACTAggatacatttaatattaaattttttatttgatattaattagtaatttaatataaattaattaaaccttagattaatatttttatttccatttttgaggttgatatttttaatttgcgTTTTGGAtctataattcatttattcaatgaaattaatctttaatatgaTTGGACAGATCTGTGATCAGCTGCAACCAATAAATGAATCGTAGTTTGAAATTTCTCGATTGTTCATATTTCAAACAGTAGGCGAAGATCAGTTGTCGTGTTCGAGTCGTTAAACGTTAACTTagtataaagaattaaaattttgactTGTTATATACGTTGAAAGAAATAACGTTTCTTTTGTACTGTATAAATTCTTCGATATATGAGTACGTTTGAATTTACGCATTAATCGGTATCAGCGAAGTAAGCAGAgagtaataaaagtaatggCGTCTCAACGTTGTACAGCGTCCGATCTTTAGAATTTCAAAGCGtaagaataaagaatttaattattgaaaacttCTAAAGCTTAAATATTAAGCGTGTCTGACGGTCCAGTATTAAATGGTAAgtacaaaatatatcattgttaAATTCATTCGTATAATCCAAGAACATGAGTGAAGTATTGTCAtattaagtttattttttatcttgacGTATGACGCACTTtaccattttaatttatatttattattattaattgttattatggtgaatattatttgtatcattttcgtattattaatttatgtattaatgagtatatataatatctagcGATACAAACTGAATATCCGTTGATAACAATACGAATTTTCACCTTTTATGTCGAAGATATTGTCATGTGTATATTTTGTTTGACCTAAAGtgttttcattttacattttgtttatatttctttatcttgtgttattatgtattattcttatattataaataactcTGTAGATgttaattttatgtaaaactAACTTAAACTGATTCTCTCATTGGTTGTATTTGTTAGGAATAATAaccaatattattatcaatcgtCCATACAACAGATAAAATGGAATCTCAAAATAGAACTTTACAAAATACATCTAAAACACAGCAAGTAGCTGTAATTAGCAAGTTACATAATATGCAGTGGCTAAAAAATAATGCACTTTTACCAGGCCAGtatgttcaatttttttatttttcaagtattttgatgcattataatttgttctttttaatcattttgtgAAATTTGAGTTTTGTATGATTGTTGGGTTTTGTTTtacatatgatataaaatgtttttaataatttataattaacaagGAAATGcatgtaaaaaattataaaattttgttacaGTGTAAAATCAAAAACACTTAAGAAAAGCATAAACAGTTCAAGAGAAGATCTCGAGACGATTAAGTACGTTCATacttctataaataataatttagaacTAGCAAACTCGACCAACATTGTTTTAACAACACATGACAATAAATGTGATTCTGACATTGAAAGTGACATAACTGAAAGACCAGTTGTATCTAAAAATATAGTATCTACTTTGCAattaaaaagggaaataataaattcttcacatttaaataaacaagGATTAGTtctaaaagaattaaaagaagaagaaataattaatatggcTACAGATGATAGTTCAATCACAGAACAATTAGAAATACAACTTAGGTTAGAGGAACAAGGAAAGGACAAATGCGATGCATTGTGTATTGCATCAGAGGATACAAAACAGTAAGTTCATCATATAATTAGTAAAAATCTCACATATTGATCGacttgtataaatttatatgttcaaataattagaaacaCTCCCGAGTGTAATCTTCCTGTTTCATTGGAAGTACaagacaatataaataaaatgaatcaaacaaatattcatgataagaataataatgataaattgaaTACTATAAAACAATCTAATTCCAAATCTGATATAGAGACGACAACATTATTAATGAAAGGTAACcaacataatttatttttatataacaatttttattatgatttcaatagtaaaaataaatgtaataaaaatagcttactttacatatattttattagatgacgatcaagaagaaaaaagtaataatattagtttaaatcaaaaaaaacattcttcaattaattcaaaaaatcTAGATAAAACATACATTACTAAAAAGGATACTCGTGCCCCTAATTTATCGAAGACTTTTAATGTTGCTAGTAAATCTCAGAAAATGCATGAACATCAGATTGAGCAACcttttaaggaaaaagaaatacagaaaatAGTATCAAATAAAAGTGCTTTTACAAATGTTCctaataaatctaaaaatgaaatttcaaaacaaaacattgataataaattaaaaaatggtataaaaaattcatttaaaaatgagCCAATagtaataagtaaaaaatgcCAAGATAAAAGAGATCATCAACCAAATCCACCTATATTAAATACttcaaaaatattgaaaagtaaatgtaatttacagtcaaagaaagaatctaatatgaaatattcttcAGAATCTATATCAAGATGTactagtaaaaatattaaagaaagtgAAGAGAATAAAACTACTTCTTCAAATAGTATCAACAAACAAACTAAAATTAATCGTGTATGCTATTCATACaggaaaacagaaaataagTCTATatcaaaagtatataataattcatcaaaAACTACACTATGTACAgttaaggagaaaaaaaatgattcaaatTCACCTGTTTCAGTACAATCGCAAACAACTGCACAATTATCTAATGTACAAGAAATGGATTCTATTCATAGTAAAAAACTAATAACTTCTTatacagataataaatatgagaatATAAAACAGAATGCAATATTAAAAGGTGAGCAAGCAATAGAAATACCAACCCTGAAAGAACAATGTATTGATGAATGTATTGATGATAAATTAGTGACTAATGtagtaaataaagaaacaaatgtattatctaaagaagtagaagagatTAATGAAAGCATTACACAAAATTTGCCAAATAAACACTCCATTAATGAATGTATAGAACAGAAACAGATATATACTAATCCATCTTTACAAGGTTTGTCAAATTTACAAACAAATACCCAAAATATTAAGGAAAGTGTTCACAATGACTTCTGTGATAGTAATAGacaatttgataatatatctTCTACTAATACTTGGTATGCTTATGAGCACTCTCAAGAAAATATCTATCAACAGCAGATATCTTCACACCAGAACTTTATTCATTCCATCCCTAATCAATTTATTACAGATTGTCCTGTAAATACTAACCTACCCAAATATAATTCCAATGTATCCGATTCTGATGCAAATGCAATGCATTTAAatcaatatgaaaatataccAATTATGCAGAACAATTTAGTAAACGCAAGTTCTATGACAAATCCAAACGTTTcacatacaaatacaaaaaatataaacatgttGCAATATCAGATGCCAAACGTGGTACCTTGTAGTAATCCAAATATGATTAGACCACAGCCAGGTTTTTGTATACATCCTACGACAGCTCAAGAGGAGCAATTTAACTTGCATAGATATGGAATGagttattcatattttatgaattctTGCTTTGTATGTAGGAATGACCATTATTTACCACATCCACAAAATTGGAATTTACCTAATGCTTATCcagtatcattattaccgaATTCTCTTTTATGTAATTGTAATTCATGTTGTAATCATTCACCGTCAAATGATATGATTTATAAGAATCCTGCTATAGCAAGATCAATACCTACTTCTATACAAGCAGAAACTTCTTATGAACAAAACTTGCAAAGAAATGGGAGGTCTATGTCTAATTCTTGGTATAATAATACAAGCTCACATAATAAAGAAACACATGGTATTAATTTACAGACACAAGGAGTTTTAGTAAATATGCAAGAAAAGATAGgtaagtaaagaaaatatccaCAAACTTTTAAAAAAGCACATATGtagtattaattaatctttattatttttgcaaacctttaattttttaatattattcagaTTCTAAACAAGAAAAACGGAATAATgagtttttaaatgataaagagaCTAATCTTCCAATAATATCACCAAGAGCATGTATGAATTATGGAAGTGGTTTgcctataaatattaatactgtAAGGCCTCAAACAAAGTATAGTGGCAGAAAAGAATCAGCTTCAAATTATGATTTCCAATATAAGAAATACAATGGACGCTCTTATATTTCTAAAGAGTATGTATCTAATGCAAAAATTGATTACAGAAAAAAGGCAATTAAACAACAGAGCCATCCAAACTATAAAGcacaagaataaaattatttattttctgataTTTGGTATAGcatagtttttttattatcaatattctaTTCTGTAGAACACTTTAGAATCACGATTTTGCAGTAAGATATGtcttttatgattaataataagaaaatcgttttatatatatgtgaataaattttttcaaaatttgtattaaaatataaacaaagattTCTTTCGTAACAGTATTTCCTGCAAGttcctatatatttatagtaaaaaCATCACTTTATGTTATAAAGTACTAtactttaaaaatgttttcatttttcgttgTGCTTACAATTATcaacttaattaaatatattaaaaataacaaaaaagttCCATTACATTtaacgtataaaaattttgttataaaataatatacagatgagtatttctaatcattaagtttttcttttggtttatATGAgacattgttattaattatgatatagtTTATACACCATACACATtttgtaatgaaaaaataaaattattgattgtAAGATATTGTATTATACCTATATTCTGTAATAGtattcattattatgtttataaaataagcCTGTTGGAGATTATGCAGGGAATAATACTTAGCggtgttatataatttattatcgatgaattgatataaaataaatcatagatTTGTACTTGCAAGTTCGTCCCTTACATTGACGACagtctttcttttaaaatcatcAGGTATGGCATAGCTTTCTGAACCTATGCGCTTAATTCCATTGAACTCTTTTAAAATGGTTAATAACTCTACATCTGTTTTAGCAGTAACGATCGATTCATTGGTAAGAGATTTtatactttgaaaaatttctgcAGCTGGTCGTAACAATATCAAAAAGCGACCGTTATCTTTGAAATCTTTGACCAGAGTACTAATacccttaaaaaaaaaatagattgaatttatagggaaaaaaaaaaaaaataaaaagtatattcttttaatgtaCCTGTGCTGCagtaaaatcaattttgtCGATATATCCGCAATCCAGCAcgacatattttatatttcttgaatattttaatgatttcttatatttatcatcatcCAACGTTTCAGTCAAGTAGATCCTTAGATAATCAACAGCGGGAAATAAAAGTCCAGCGCTAGGACGAACGAGAACGTAATTCGCTATGGGATtctataaaaaacaataatagaaaaataatgcttatatatatatatatatatatatatatatatatatatatatatatatttatatttattcattttatattttatatatatatatatatatatatatatatatatatatatataaaatataatatatacaatgagGGACGGAAGTATTCATAAAGTAGGAATATGAAAATACGTACTGTACTGTACGAATACTTAAGTCTCCCATATTTTATaggtttatatattatttgtaatcatTCTTGTTCACTTACATTTCTATATTCAATGTACATGGTTGGCCGtgcattgaaataaattaatataagtaGATCGATCGCAATGCCTATTAAAATTCCCAGTTCAACACCGGCGAATAAGCATGCGAGAAATGTGATGAATGCCGGAATAAGATCTCTTTCTTAAAAAACAAGAACTTAATAAATGAATCTAATATgttctatatgtatgtgtatatatataatatgaatatatctatattaatccttaattaacaattaatacgGATCAAATCATTATACTTACTACTGCTTCTCCAAATCGGccgtattatatttatttctatcataAATATGACCGCACTTATTATAACCGAACTTAAAGTAGCTTTgggtatgtaataaaaatacggTGTCAATAAACTTAGGGCAAGTATGACCAGAATACCTAAAAACGATGTCAATCGATTAATAGAAAGAGTATATTATTCGTTAGATTGCCCAGATGTCAACGATGTACCTGTATAAAGTCCACCTAATGGAGTTCTTGCACCTGAGGCATTGTTTACGGCACTTCTTGAGAAAGAACCAGTAATTGGCATGGATTGGAAAAATGAACCGATTACATTACACAATCCTAAAGTTAACATCTCTTGCGTGGCATCCAGAGTTTGTCCACGtgctaaaaagaaaatttatataaacacgTCAAAGTATGAAACatgtttctatttaaattcataaagaagaaagaataaacaaaaattagtATATTAAAAGCTTACAGAAAGCCTTGGCAATGGCAACGTTCCCAATAATAGAGATCAATGGCACAACAATAATACCAGAACTAAAATGTTTACAAATATCAATGAAAGTCTGAGTTTCATTTCCAACGTTTATCGTGAAGGATGGAGGTTCCACTCGCGGTAAGCCGGCATCGATGTGTCCTGTAAGAAGGAAAGGAGCTCCATCCCgaatttcaaagatatatGATGCCACGGCACAAAGGAGAACAACAAGGGCATTTCTGCCTGTTCCTAGGAACCAAAAGAACGTTTTCAGGAATTGATTTCGAAACTTGATATCTTTCAGAATCTGCAATAAAAAGTTAGGAGTAAGAATTTTAGAGATAATAGatacaatataaaagtaaCTTTAAAATTGCATCCCATCGTGAACGATGGCGTCAACAACCATTTGTCGGATTCATTGATTCAGGTTCTTTTCGTATGTAAATATCACACAatagaatctttttttaaataactcgCGCACAATGGCATcgattgtatacatatatgtttgtgttagaacatatgtaagtacaatCTACGAATGTACACTTGTCGATTATACACACGAACCTTTAAAAGCAGCAGAACGAAAATGCAACAGCAGGAGAGAATAAGATCTGGCAGTCTCGTTTggtcaatattattatacaattccTTCCATATATCTAAGAAACTTTCGGCGTGTATTTTCAAGCCCAGCAGACCTTTAATTTGACTGCAAGCGATTATCAGACTCGTTGCAGACGTAAACCCAGCAACAACGGGCATAGATACGAATTCTACTAAGAATCCTAACCGCAGAATACCAAAGATAATGGTTATGCAACCTGATAGAAAACAGAGAAGGATTGCATACTGTGGAATTCccctaaaaaaataatagctcTTATACTTTTCGATATAGTGATGTATGTCAATtatcgtgaaatattttattaagatcAATGAGAATCGAATCATTTATAAAGTTGAAAGTTAAGaaagtaaatacatttttcggCATACTTAATTTAAACAAACAATTATCATATGcttgcatttatttatcttttatattatggATATCTTTGTCTAATGTGGTATTACCACGTGCTTTTTGTTCTTGAATAGTATACTACAGAAATAATGGTGCGTCGAATGAGAAGGTTTTTGAAACAGAAGTTTTTTACATTCTTACCTTGCATAAGTGAACGTCAGCAAGGATATTAGAGCGGTGGGACCGATGTTCACTTCTTTACAAGTAccaaaaatgatataaacgaAGCTTCCTATTAACGCACTGTATAGGCCATACTGTGGACTTAGACCGGCCAATCCTGCATAGGCTATCgcctaattaataataattaaacccaaaaaacaaaagacatGTTAAATCATTTGACCATGCATATGTCGTTCACGTAACTTAAAAACGTAATCACTGTTGAAAGTACCTGAGGTATCAAGGTCAGTCCGACTGTGAGACCAGCAACGAGGTCACCGAGCGCATCTTTGCCTCTGTAGAGAGGTAACCATTTTAAGAGAGGAATTCTTCCcttaattactttttcaaaGCTGATCCCAGTCATGTTTGTTAGTCGATTACATTCGTTACGTTGTcctttataaatgaataagatgattatttttcttttcttctttcctaacGTTACGACGACGTTTAGTGTCAGCCACAGCTTGTTGTTGAACCGTGATAGAATCGACGATAAAGAAGCATCACCAACTATTAATGATCTTCGCCAACTACGCAATGAAAAGGATTTTTAATCATGCCTCGGAAAATAATCACCAACGTTAGGATTACTGTACCAACGACTAAAGCGGaggttttaattttaattgtccGACAAaggaaacaattttaattaaccaATTTGTATGGAACAATTTGCGCGTCTTAAGATCGACACACGCGGTAAACTACGTTTAACCGTGGTTAGATCAGGTGGTAAATGGTTAATGAGAGCAAAACgaacgttatcgatattattttaatttgttgaGTTATGAATTAAgtttgattttaattgataacacatgtaataaattatgattaataagaaACTATGAAGAATTTTgtcaatcgaaaaaaaatatatatctatatatattatatacttgcCGGAATGATAAAATGTAGACGGTTTAGCGGATTAATCACTGTTCCTTTTCCATCGATTTCTTACATAGTTGTGAATACTCCATAAAATTCGTCTAGTTTTACAAAACTATAACTATACCGACAATTTCTCTCCTAGATCCGTTTTGCTTATTTCTTAAAAgtcacaaaacaaaaataaggcAACcttaaaagaagaacaaaattgaagaaaaacgGATATTCTAGGATGTCGCGAAACTCGAAATCTTTTCCGAAGATCTGTGCTTCGTACGATCTACCTGTTCGGCAGACCGATCGAATCTATAGCTTTTCTCGATTGACGCGTACCTCTCTTCCGCGTGCTTCATCTGGACGCGACGAGTATTTAAACGTCAACGCATgcgtcgtcgttttcgttgtcgccgtcattgtcattatcgtcatcatcatcgttattcgTTCAGCTATATCTAATACGTACTTGCTAAGAGTAATCATCGTTGTCGTGTCTGACGGAAACGAGGATCATCGTTGATTTCGTCAAATTGCTCCCTTTTCACGCCTCCGTGCTTCTGGGTATTTCCGGTCCTCACTTGTTCactatatttccttttcttttcatatgaGTAATTGAAAtggtttaatttatatattgagagtatttataaagaagtatttattatgtttgttCTTGTTTAACGATAACaggtttattatttctttattcagatttttgttttttaatgatatatacatatatatatatattaaggaCGGACAACATGTTAAGGAATGGTATTTCTCTCGCAATTCGCAAGACGTTAATAAAACAAGCAAACAACAAATAcacgtattaatttttaacgtgATTTCTATACTTTAATTtgcatctttatttttaaattccgGATAttgttcaaatataaataaagtatctataaataatttatctcactttttatatttatgtaaaaaataactaatcaataagaaagtaaaatgCTATCACGTACTAATGTAACAATATTAAGTGTTTCAGACCAggtatatattgtacatatatatatttgttagtTTAATAATTCTCGAAATGATAATGGAATAGTGGTCCATTGACCTGGTTGTCACGAGATGTTTCgttagaaaattctttttttttaaatctaacgagagaaagattattttactacaaagataattttattaaaaatattcgtatatcaaatctctatctctataaatatttttatagttatgtttctcttttattcacaTTTGGATTTATGATGTTAAAAATATCGCCAAGTAATAATTCTTTGAATTCAATTTTACTGAATTACTTCCTCATAAAATAAACTGTAGTAGTGATTTTACGGTTGGGTCGATGTTCCGTATTGAGTTAATTCAAGTTCATTTAAATTCTTCGTGCATTCTTCTTTACTATGTGTGGCAGGTAAACGCAATCGCAAGGacgacgtatatatgtattggaTGTATTGGATGTTCTTGAACGCGAATAAACATTACACGTGTTTTTAGATCGTCCacttataaatatcaatttgtataaccttcgttctttttatttttccatttattaaaacaaaacgaaattttgacgaaatttttttaattttattgatttttataaataatatttacaaggaGATACaaggagagaataaaaagaaaataaatacgtaacattgataaaaaagaaattgtattgGAAAGGCTATCCACATAAATTGAAATCAGCCAAGGTTATAGATATACTTGTAGGTGTGTGTATATAGTTATGTAAACTTATTTCACATTCGTAGATAATTATTCGTATGATTCCAAGAAACATATggaaattattacataattttcAGAATGATGCGGACATATTGACCAAATAAaacctttatttttaataatgtctTGCAACAGTACAAGATATgtcaagataaaaataatgacacTATCATTTTTCTAAGAATAAACTTCAAGTAGTTGTGTAATATGTAAACGTTAGAAAAGTATATCAATAAAACGAATTGTTTATAGTCTATGTTAGgtgaaaattctattttattgcgTTGCTTATAAAGTAAAATCGTCATCTTTTTATTGAACAAACAAATGTTTAAAGCACATTATAGATTTTAGAAAATGTTGCCCTGTCTTTAGAAAAATCAAACAGGGAAATATTTCGTCAGTAATTTCTACTTGCGCTAACCACAAGATCGTAAAATTTGCATTTATATGTTTTACGTTTCCTTCACGTATCGCTTAACGAACGGGGTAATTTCAATAGTTAAATGCTAGTTGcttcaaagatatatttatcgcTAAATTTTTAGATCCTtgattacatatttttatttttttatctgtcGCATATCTCACTTCTTATctgttttaaatttataattatagaaatattccaatactttttataattaaataactttcTTAGAAGACTAAACAAAGTGATCTAAGTTCTTctaaatatgaagaaaataatgtctTATACaagcattttttattttagcaaagataaaaaatacaaaataagcTTTTTTCAGTTTTGTTAATTAACTTTTACAAAAATAGAATACATGCGTTTTACATATTTGATTATCATGTACATGTACTCGCATGCGATAAAGAAATTGAGATAAAAACGAACTCTGTAATATCgatatgaaagaagaataaagtttcttgataaatataaaagatgaaaCTTTTTGATCCCAAAAGATGGCAGCACGATTTATTGTTCATTTGGTCAATCATATTGTTTTACCGTTCGTTGGAAcaagataaagaaatgttaTTTGTTTTATGGATAGGTAGCAGCAGTGATTCCTATGGATCATGATTTTTGTATCAAAAATGAAttgaatgatataatttagtaaaattaattttatttaaatagtaaCATTTCTTAAAACCATAAAagagttaaaaatataatcatagaAATTTGCTTTTTCAAAAGTTAATGTTTTTGAAttcaatt carries:
- the LOC124951512 gene encoding rhoGEF domain-containing protein gxcJ-like isoform X1; the protein is MCFSPSTNQQRDCLHKYRVTYHVDSRSYPSHLLKGHDYLTLSVTQSKVNHIETTVKSKTLKKSINSSREDLETIKYVHTSINNNLELANSTNIVLTTHDNKCDSDIESDITERPVVSKNIVSTLQLKREIINSSHLNKQGLVLKELKEEEIINMATDDSSITEQLEIQLRLEEQGKDKCDALCIASEDTKQNTPECNLPVSLEVQDNINKMNQTNIHDKNNNDKLNTIKQSNSKSDIETTTLLMKDDDQEEKSNNISLNQKKHSSINSKNLDKTYITKKDTRAPNLSKTFNVASKSQKMHEHQIEQPFKEKEIQKIVSNKSAFTNVPNKSKNEISKQNIDNKLKNGIKNSFKNEPIVISKKCQDKRDHQPNPPILNTSKILKSKCNLQSKKESNMKYSSESISRCTSKNIKESEENKTTSSNSINKQTKINRVCYSYRKTENKSISKVYNNSSKTTLCTVKEKKNDSNSPVSVQSQTTAQLSNVQEMDSIHSKKLITSYTDNKYENIKQNAILKGEQAIEIPTLKEQCIDECIDDKLVTNVVNKETNVLSKEVEEINESITQNLPNKHSINECIEQKQIYTNPSLQGLSNLQTNTQNIKESVHNDFCDSNRQFDNISSTNTWYAYEHSQENIYQQQISSHQNFIHSIPNQFITDCPVNTNLPKYNSNVSDSDANAMHLNQYENIPIMQNNLVNASSMTNPNVSHTNTKNINMLQYQMPNVVPCSNPNMIRPQPGFCIHPTTAQEEQFNLHRYGMSYSYFMNSCFVCRNDHYLPHPQNWNLPNAYPVSLLPNSLLCNCNSCCNHSPSNDMIYKNPAIARSIPTSIQAETSYEQNLQRNGRSMSNSWYNNTSSHNKETHGINLQTQGVLVNMQEKIDSKQEKRNNEFLNDKETNLPIISPRACMNYGSGLPININTVRPQTKYSGRKESASNYDFQYKKYNGRSYISKEYVSNAKIDYRKKAIKQQSHPNYKAQE
- the LOC124951512 gene encoding rhoGEF domain-containing protein gxcJ-like isoform X2, with amino-acid sequence MESQNRTLQNTSKTQQVAVISKLHNMQWLKNNALLPGHVKSKTLKKSINSSREDLETIKYVHTSINNNLELANSTNIVLTTHDNKCDSDIESDITERPVVSKNIVSTLQLKREIINSSHLNKQGLVLKELKEEEIINMATDDSSITEQLEIQLRLEEQGKDKCDALCIASEDTKQNTPECNLPVSLEVQDNINKMNQTNIHDKNNNDKLNTIKQSNSKSDIETTTLLMKDDDQEEKSNNISLNQKKHSSINSKNLDKTYITKKDTRAPNLSKTFNVASKSQKMHEHQIEQPFKEKEIQKIVSNKSAFTNVPNKSKNEISKQNIDNKLKNGIKNSFKNEPIVISKKCQDKRDHQPNPPILNTSKILKSKCNLQSKKESNMKYSSESISRCTSKNIKESEENKTTSSNSINKQTKINRVCYSYRKTENKSISKVYNNSSKTTLCTVKEKKNDSNSPVSVQSQTTAQLSNVQEMDSIHSKKLITSYTDNKYENIKQNAILKGEQAIEIPTLKEQCIDECIDDKLVTNVVNKETNVLSKEVEEINESITQNLPNKHSINECIEQKQIYTNPSLQGLSNLQTNTQNIKESVHNDFCDSNRQFDNISSTNTWYAYEHSQENIYQQQISSHQNFIHSIPNQFITDCPVNTNLPKYNSNVSDSDANAMHLNQYENIPIMQNNLVNASSMTNPNVSHTNTKNINMLQYQMPNVVPCSNPNMIRPQPGFCIHPTTAQEEQFNLHRYGMSYSYFMNSCFVCRNDHYLPHPQNWNLPNAYPVSLLPNSLLCNCNSCCNHSPSNDMIYKNPAIARSIPTSIQAETSYEQNLQRNGRSMSNSWYNNTSSHNKETHGINLQTQGVLVNMQEKIDSKQEKRNNEFLNDKETNLPIISPRACMNYGSGLPININTVRPQTKYSGRKESASNYDFQYKKYNGRSYISKEYVSNAKIDYRKKAIKQQSHPNYKAQE
- the LOC124951514 gene encoding sodium-independent sulfate anion transporter-like, giving the protein MTGISFEKVIKGRIPLLKWLPLYRGKDALGDLVAGLTVGLTLIPQAIAYAGLAGLSPQYGLYSALIGSFVYIIFGTCKEVNIGPTALISLLTFTYARGIPQYAILLCFLSGCITIIFGILRLGFLVEFVSMPVVAGFTSATSLIIACSQIKGLLGLKIHAESFLDIWKELYNNIDQTRLPDLILSCCCIFVLLLLKILKDIKFRNQFLKTFFWFLGTGRNALVVLLCAVASYIFEIRDGAPFLLTGHIDAGLPRVEPPSFTINVGNETQTFIDICKHFSSGIIVVPLISIIGNVAIAKAFSRGQTLDATQEMLTLGLCNVIGSFFQSMPITGSFSRSAVNNASGARTPLGGLYTGILVILALSLLTPYFYYIPKATLSSVIISAVIFMIEINIIRPIWRSSKRDLIPAFITFLACLFAGVELGILIGIAIDLLILIYFNARPTMYIEYRNNPIANYVLVRPSAGLLFPAVDYLRIYLTETLDDDKYKKSLKYSRNIKYVVLDCGYIDKIDFTAAQGISTLVKDFKDNGRFLILLRPAAEIFQSIKSLTNESIVTAKTDVELLTILKEFNGIKRIGSESYAIPDDFKRKTVVNVAQSDVHAFSEIY